A genome region from Archaeoglobus fulgidus DSM 4304 includes the following:
- a CDS encoding class I SAM-dependent methyltransferase, whose product MSLKELLKDRLSEEELKLVRRSFEIIGDVVIIEIPDEIMHHSRDIVEAILKRHKHVKTVLRKVGEVDGVYRVARYEPIYGEKTETVVREHGCRFLVDPTKAYYSVKLSGERERIARLVGEGERVLVMFAGVGPYPIVIAKLARPREVVGVELNPHAVEYFRQNVRLNKVEGVVKVIEGDVEEVVPQLSGQFDRVVMPAPYSAENFIHLLRGKVRRGGFVHYYTFDSQNEEKILPEKVRRKFEDEGLEVEVVKMRRCGNFAPYVNRYVLDLRVL is encoded by the coding sequence GTGTCGCTGAAGGAGTTGCTCAAGGACAGGCTAAGTGAGGAGGAGCTGAAACTCGTTAGGAGGAGCTTTGAAATAATAGGAGATGTCGTAATCATTGAGATTCCGGATGAGATAATGCACCACAGCAGGGATATTGTGGAAGCGATACTGAAAAGGCACAAGCACGTAAAAACGGTTCTGAGAAAGGTTGGTGAGGTTGATGGCGTTTACAGAGTTGCCAGATACGAGCCCATTTACGGTGAGAAAACGGAGACTGTTGTGAGGGAGCACGGTTGCAGATTTCTGGTTGACCCAACTAAGGCTTACTACTCGGTAAAGCTTTCGGGGGAAAGGGAGAGAATTGCGAGACTTGTTGGTGAAGGGGAGAGAGTTCTGGTGATGTTCGCGGGTGTTGGGCCTTACCCGATAGTCATAGCAAAGCTCGCAAGGCCGAGAGAGGTTGTTGGGGTTGAGCTCAACCCCCACGCTGTGGAGTACTTCAGGCAAAACGTCAGGCTCAATAAGGTTGAGGGTGTTGTGAAGGTGATTGAGGGGGACGTTGAGGAAGTTGTTCCCCAACTCTCCGGGCAGTTTGACAGGGTGGTGATGCCTGCTCCCTATTCAGCGGAGAACTTCATCCACCTTCTCAGAGGTAAGGTTAGAAGGGGAGGGTTTGTTCACTACTACACCTTTGACAGCCAGAATGAGGAGAAAATTCTGCCCGAAAAGGTAAGGAGGAAGTTTGAGGATGAGGGTCTTGAGGTTGAGGTTGTGAAAATGAGGAGGTGCGGCAACTTCGCCCCCTACGTCAACAGGTACGTGCTGGATTTGAGGGTGTTATAG
- a CDS encoding aspartate kinase, with amino-acid sequence MRIVMKFGGVSVKDGENIYHCANLVKKFSEGNEVVVVVSAMQGVTDALLKAAHRCCSEPSAGFIKMFIADMMKRHYEAIEYAVRNDEIKAKVIAAVERLLDELEKVLLGISYLGELTRRSEDYIVSFGERLSAPIFSAALLSLGVDSVALTGGDAGIITDRNFGRAKPLPGVYTTIRNRLEPLLTIKKTIPVVTGFIGATDDGSITTLGRGGSDYTATILAAALDADEVWLWKEVDGIMTCDPKYVPNARVIPEISYQEAMELSHFGAKILHPRALEPVMRKNIPVRIKNTFNPDAPGTVIGPTTKDSSEIVKALSLIPQAGIVNVSGAGFDFAEIMSEVFGRLAEERVNVIMVAQSSSELNLSIVVDIRDLEKAYNALKSLENGVIKVEKIPYIAVVSAVGSGMAGTPGVAGKIFSALGKNGINVIMISQSCSEYNVSFVVDGSDGVNAVKVVHDEFGLGN; translated from the coding sequence ATGAGAATCGTAATGAAGTTCGGAGGAGTGAGCGTTAAAGATGGGGAAAACATTTACCATTGCGCTAATCTCGTTAAAAAGTTCTCGGAGGGAAATGAAGTTGTAGTCGTTGTCTCAGCGATGCAGGGTGTGACTGATGCACTTTTAAAGGCCGCGCACCGCTGCTGCTCTGAACCATCTGCCGGATTCATCAAGATGTTCATCGCGGATATGATGAAGAGACACTACGAGGCGATCGAGTATGCGGTCAGGAACGACGAAATCAAGGCAAAGGTGATTGCAGCTGTAGAGCGACTTCTTGATGAGCTTGAAAAGGTTCTCCTCGGAATCAGCTACCTTGGCGAGCTTACGAGGAGAAGTGAGGACTATATAGTCTCCTTCGGCGAGAGGCTCTCAGCTCCAATATTTTCAGCAGCCCTTCTTTCCCTCGGCGTTGATTCTGTAGCTCTCACTGGAGGGGATGCAGGAATAATCACGGACAGGAACTTTGGGAGGGCAAAGCCGCTTCCCGGGGTTTACACAACAATCAGAAACAGGCTTGAGCCTTTGCTGACGATAAAGAAAACTATTCCCGTCGTTACGGGCTTCATAGGCGCAACGGATGACGGCAGCATAACAACCCTCGGCAGAGGAGGGAGCGACTACACCGCAACAATACTCGCCGCAGCCCTTGACGCGGACGAGGTGTGGCTGTGGAAGGAAGTTGACGGAATAATGACCTGCGACCCCAAGTACGTGCCCAATGCGAGGGTGATTCCGGAGATATCCTATCAGGAGGCAATGGAGCTGTCCCACTTCGGAGCAAAGATACTTCACCCGAGAGCCTTGGAGCCGGTGATGAGGAAGAACATTCCAGTAAGAATCAAGAACACCTTCAACCCCGATGCTCCGGGAACCGTGATTGGCCCGACAACGAAGGATTCAAGCGAGATAGTGAAGGCTTTAAGCCTCATTCCGCAGGCGGGGATAGTCAACGTCAGCGGTGCGGGCTTCGATTTTGCGGAGATAATGTCGGAGGTTTTTGGCAGACTTGCTGAGGAGAGGGTAAACGTCATTATGGTAGCTCAGAGCTCCTCAGAGCTGAATCTGTCGATAGTGGTCGATATCCGGGACTTGGAGAAGGCCTACAACGCCCTGAAAAGCTTGGAAAACGGCGTGATAAAGGTCGAAAAGATTCCCTACATAGCGGTCGTGAGCGCAGTTGGTTCGGGAATGGCTGGAACGCCGGGCGTTGCAGGAAAGATTTTCTCAGCGCTTGGCAAGAACGGAATAAACGTAATAATGATCAGCCAGAGCTGCTCTGAGTACAACGTTTCGTTCGTCGTTGACGGTAGCGATGGCGTTAATGCTGTGAAGGTAGTGCACGATGAGTTCGGGCTCGGCAATTAA
- a CDS encoding PUA domain-containing protein, which translates to MEDENLRMLRVIADYQFGRGVGRVLFPDTCKFILSSSGRVRQVVDGGVRIATLKPDSGWFTLSIEGARRVKEALPFPKMRVVVMDEVSDFIAAGKSVFAKHVVEVDEEIRANDEVVVVNTADKLLATGRAVLSAFEMLEMERGMAVKVRQGVKR; encoded by the coding sequence ATGGAAGATGAGAATCTCAGGATGCTGAGGGTTATTGCTGACTACCAGTTCGGAAGAGGTGTTGGGAGAGTGCTTTTCCCGGACACCTGCAAGTTCATACTTTCCAGCTCAGGGAGGGTTAGACAGGTTGTTGACGGGGGCGTTAGGATTGCCACGCTCAAGCCTGACTCCGGGTGGTTTACGCTGAGCATTGAGGGAGCAAGGAGGGTTAAGGAGGCGCTCCCCTTCCCCAAGATGAGAGTTGTGGTGATGGATGAGGTGTCCGATTTTATTGCAGCAGGCAAAAGCGTTTTTGCCAAGCACGTTGTTGAAGTCGATGAGGAAATCAGAGCGAACGATGAAGTTGTGGTGGTCAACACTGCTGACAAGTTGCTCGCCACTGGAAGAGCGGTGCTCTCAGCCTTCGAAATGCTTGAAATGGAGAGGGGAATGGCCGTGAAGGTCAGGCAGGGTGTTAAGAGATGA
- a CDS encoding undecaprenyl diphosphate synthase family protein, which produces MLLRIYEKLLEREIQKVPKHIVVVTNSIGEGFLNLAKWCRKFGVDEITICGNTQIDESFFDGFKLRIIRNGSVEEKDGLKPTINILTFTGREEIINVVRKVAKMVERGELEVDEVDENLFEKFLTIKSPPDMIIKAGNDIPDFLIWQGIYAELYFADIDWQNLRYADFLRILREYQRRERRYGR; this is translated from the coding sequence ATGCTGCTGAGAATCTACGAAAAGCTGCTCGAGAGGGAAATTCAAAAGGTTCCGAAGCACATTGTCGTTGTGACGAACAGCATAGGGGAGGGATTTCTCAACCTCGCAAAATGGTGCAGGAAGTTCGGAGTTGATGAAATAACCATCTGCGGAAACACTCAGATTGACGAGTCCTTTTTCGATGGCTTTAAGCTCAGGATAATCAGAAACGGAAGCGTTGAGGAAAAAGATGGGCTAAAGCCCACGATAAACATTCTGACCTTCACCGGGAGAGAGGAGATAATCAACGTCGTTAGGAAGGTTGCGAAAATGGTGGAAAGGGGCGAGCTTGAGGTGGATGAGGTGGACGAAAACCTCTTTGAGAAATTTCTGACCATTAAATCTCCCCCCGACATGATTATAAAGGCGGGAAACGATATTCCCGATTTTCTTATCTGGCAAGGCATTTATGCCGAACTGTACTTTGCGGATATTGACTGGCAAAATCTCAGATATGCAGACTTTCTCAGGATATTGAGAGAATATCAGAGGAGGGAAAGAAGGTATGGAAGATGA
- a CDS encoding S16 family serine protease, with the protein MKSALKILALMLILITPAGAQFENAQKASIKAVAVTSGDQPTGVVINISVIVTPGDGRVFVSTTPYTEIDMQGSAQLAAITACDLLGIDFTKYDFFYIIEAEAPIVGGPSAGGVLTVATVAALKNLTIRDDVYMTGMIYPDGYIGPVGGLKYKLEAAAKNGAKIFLIPQGQRITYVEEKKVRRVGIISYIEVEYKELDLVEYGKKLGVNVYEVATLNDALKFFTGYEIKQPEGQFNIGSYSQILKKLADRMKASLDEVTATSEDAEKLIKKADEFYKEGKYYTATSTYFQAKILKRYEEYKSKIVTAQQFDEEVGKIQNEIDQLKDYLAKEKMGVNSLQIIAAAQERVAEAENLLENAKNAKSDDEALQYLAYAKERVESAKVWLSILPDLKNDYEISKDALKRRAEFYVTQASSLLIYASSLNGNEYLINQGFESLDTAKRLLSEGLYAGAAVMALNSITDASLSIEVTYGKIDDKVEGAREAAMAAISEAEKSLFPVLPAAYFEYAENLDNQYAKLMYYKLSMRLAKLLSLMVSSGGEKELVHAEFNPYTHYTPSGKSTIERIVETPGFEGLAAVTAITAAAIAARRR; encoded by the coding sequence ATGAAGTCTGCTTTGAAAATTCTCGCGTTGATGCTGATTCTAATCACTCCTGCCGGAGCGCAGTTCGAGAACGCTCAGAAAGCGAGCATAAAGGCCGTGGCTGTCACAAGCGGCGACCAGCCAACGGGTGTTGTGATAAACATCTCCGTAATCGTTACACCCGGCGATGGCAGAGTTTTCGTCTCAACAACACCGTACACCGAAATAGACATGCAGGGAAGCGCTCAGCTTGCCGCAATTACTGCATGCGATTTGCTCGGTATAGACTTTACAAAATACGACTTTTTCTACATCATAGAGGCAGAAGCGCCAATTGTCGGTGGCCCCTCTGCTGGGGGTGTGTTGACGGTCGCAACGGTGGCAGCCCTCAAAAACCTAACAATAAGGGATGACGTCTACATGACCGGAATGATTTACCCGGACGGATACATCGGCCCTGTTGGAGGGCTAAAGTACAAGCTCGAAGCTGCTGCCAAAAACGGTGCCAAAATTTTCCTCATACCCCAGGGCCAGAGGATAACCTACGTGGAAGAAAAGAAGGTCAGGAGAGTTGGAATCATCAGCTACATCGAAGTCGAATACAAAGAGCTCGATTTGGTTGAATACGGAAAGAAGCTCGGTGTGAACGTTTACGAGGTTGCCACGCTAAACGATGCACTGAAGTTTTTCACCGGTTACGAGATAAAGCAACCAGAGGGGCAGTTCAACATCGGAAGCTACTCGCAAATTCTCAAGAAGCTTGCCGACCGCATGAAAGCCTCTCTCGATGAGGTTACCGCCACCAGCGAAGATGCTGAGAAGCTGATTAAAAAGGCCGACGAGTTCTACAAAGAGGGTAAGTACTACACGGCAACCAGCACCTACTTCCAGGCGAAAATCCTCAAGAGGTACGAGGAGTACAAGAGCAAGATTGTTACAGCCCAGCAGTTTGACGAAGAGGTTGGAAAAATCCAGAACGAAATTGACCAGCTGAAGGACTACCTTGCGAAGGAGAAAATGGGCGTGAATTCCCTGCAGATCATTGCCGCTGCACAGGAGAGGGTTGCTGAGGCAGAAAACCTGCTTGAGAATGCTAAAAATGCAAAATCAGATGATGAGGCGTTACAGTATCTCGCCTACGCGAAGGAGAGGGTAGAGAGCGCCAAGGTGTGGCTGTCAATACTCCCCGATTTGAAGAACGACTACGAAATTTCCAAAGATGCTCTTAAGAGGAGAGCCGAGTTCTACGTTACGCAGGCGAGCTCGCTGCTAATTTACGCCTCATCGCTTAATGGGAACGAGTATCTGATAAACCAGGGTTTTGAGTCCCTTGACACAGCCAAAAGGCTGCTTTCCGAGGGCCTGTATGCGGGAGCGGCAGTGATGGCCCTGAACTCGATTACTGACGCGAGCCTTTCCATCGAGGTTACCTACGGCAAAATCGATGACAAAGTAGAGGGGGCGAGGGAGGCAGCGATGGCAGCAATTTCAGAGGCTGAGAAATCGCTGTTTCCGGTGCTGCCCGCTGCGTACTTCGAGTACGCCGAGAACCTCGACAACCAGTACGCGAAACTGATGTACTACAAGCTCTCAATGAGGCTGGCAAAGCTGCTCTCGCTCATGGTGAGCTCAGGTGGGGAAAAGGAGCTTGTCCATGCAGAGTTTAACCCATACACCCACTACACACCCTCCGGAAAATCGACGATAGAGAGAATCGTCGAAACTCCCGGATTTGAGGGCTTAGCAGCAGTAACTGCAATCACAGCAGCGGCAATAGCAGCAAGACGCAGATAA
- a CDS encoding TIGR00297 family protein gives MHPALVLAAIALIAIKLDPRFVLGLLVLLTLIYGKKRGFSLKLRNVTEDESYFNAFLFSTILSALSCFSLPKDVVFASIFLISVHNYRKNALWNIAVYTTASLLYFLCYHAVNGVELRLAHTFFISLSGGLTAALVESVDTNADRRLTLLLAISSVFTIFKMYVPSASIYSLAFAFLLSFFVSLLALYAKVADESGLMSATIVGTTLILFADIRFFAVILLFYALGSAITKYKYSVKLERGIAEQAGGARGYANVFGNSLAPLFFAVQFGVSGDAIFAAAFVAAVAAALADTMASEIGKAEEKVYLITNFSRVEPGTSGGISVKGEFAALFGCIVTALLSLLLGIIGFDVLLPVTLSAFAGVHIDSLLGATLEKKGYLTNSAVNFLGTLSAGIICVLLLLPLL, from the coding sequence ATGCATCCAGCTTTGGTGCTTGCAGCAATAGCTTTGATTGCGATAAAACTCGATCCAAGGTTTGTACTCGGATTGCTGGTCTTGCTAACGTTAATCTACGGTAAAAAGAGAGGATTTAGCCTGAAATTGAGAAATGTAACTGAAGATGAATCTTATTTTAATGCGTTTCTCTTCTCAACGATTCTTTCAGCTCTGTCATGCTTCTCACTGCCTAAGGACGTTGTTTTCGCCTCAATTTTTCTCATATCCGTTCACAACTACAGAAAAAACGCTCTCTGGAATATAGCGGTTTACACAACAGCATCTCTTTTGTACTTTCTCTGCTATCATGCAGTAAACGGTGTCGAACTCAGACTCGCGCATACCTTCTTCATCTCCCTATCGGGCGGTCTGACGGCAGCGCTGGTTGAGAGCGTTGACACTAATGCGGACCGCAGGCTCACGTTACTCTTAGCCATCTCATCCGTCTTCACGATATTCAAGATGTACGTGCCCTCAGCTTCAATATACAGCTTGGCTTTTGCCTTCCTGCTCTCATTCTTCGTGAGCCTCCTTGCCCTCTACGCAAAGGTTGCGGACGAGTCGGGATTGATGAGCGCGACCATTGTCGGCACGACGCTGATTCTCTTCGCAGATATAAGGTTCTTCGCAGTAATTCTGCTTTTTTACGCCCTTGGCTCAGCGATAACGAAGTACAAGTACAGCGTTAAGCTGGAAAGGGGAATAGCTGAGCAGGCCGGAGGGGCAAGGGGCTACGCAAACGTTTTCGGAAACAGCCTTGCCCCCCTCTTCTTTGCAGTTCAGTTCGGTGTTTCGGGGGATGCAATTTTCGCAGCAGCCTTTGTTGCAGCTGTTGCAGCGGCTCTTGCCGATACCATGGCGAGTGAAATCGGAAAGGCGGAGGAGAAGGTGTATCTGATTACAAACTTCAGCAGAGTTGAGCCCGGCACGAGCGGCGGAATTTCTGTTAAAGGAGAGTTTGCTGCACTTTTTGGATGCATAGTTACGGCACTGCTGTCTCTCCTCCTCGGCATTATTGGCTTCGATGTGCTTTTGCCAGTAACGCTTTCGGCCTTCGCGGGTGTTCACATAGACAGCTTGCTCGGTGCAACGCTTGAAAAAAAGGGATATTTGACGAACTCCGCTGTAAACTTCCTCGGAACACTCTCAGCAGGGATTATCTGCGTCTTGCTGCTATTGCCGCTGCTGTGA
- a CDS encoding sulfide-dependent adenosine diphosphate thiazole synthase, which yields MPLKFTEVMEAEITKAIVETASEEWVEYAESDVIVVGAGPSGLTAARYLAEKGLKTLVLERRLSFGGGIGGGGMLFHKVVVEREAKDILDDFGIRYTEHRNFLVADSAEFMAKLAAKAIDAGAKIIHGVSVEDVIFRDDPLGVRGVCIQWSAVEISGLHVDPLFLRSRAVVDATGHDAEVISVAARKIPLEVSVVGERSAYSEVAEREIVEKTGKIVKGLYAAGMAVAAVHNLPRMGPIFGGMLLSGKKVAEIVAEDLKL from the coding sequence ATGCCGCTAAAATTTACTGAGGTTATGGAAGCAGAAATCACAAAGGCAATAGTCGAAACCGCTTCGGAGGAATGGGTCGAATACGCGGAGTCCGACGTCATTGTTGTTGGTGCCGGGCCATCGGGGCTAACCGCTGCGAGATACCTTGCGGAAAAGGGCCTTAAGACGCTCGTTCTTGAGCGCAGGCTGAGTTTTGGCGGTGGGATAGGCGGAGGAGGAATGCTCTTTCATAAAGTCGTCGTGGAGAGGGAGGCGAAGGACATCCTCGACGACTTTGGTATCAGGTACACCGAGCACAGAAACTTTCTCGTTGCGGATTCTGCCGAGTTCATGGCAAAGCTCGCCGCAAAGGCCATTGATGCCGGAGCAAAGATAATTCACGGAGTTTCGGTAGAGGACGTTATATTCAGGGACGACCCGCTTGGGGTTAGGGGTGTTTGCATTCAGTGGAGCGCGGTTGAGATTTCTGGACTGCACGTTGACCCGCTTTTCCTGAGAAGCAGGGCTGTTGTGGATGCAACCGGGCATGATGCGGAGGTTATATCCGTTGCTGCAAGAAAGATACCGCTGGAAGTCTCCGTTGTCGGCGAAAGGTCCGCTTACTCCGAAGTTGCGGAGAGGGAAATCGTGGAAAAGACTGGAAAAATCGTTAAAGGGCTTTACGCTGCAGGAATGGCCGTTGCAGCAGTCCATAACCTGCCGAGAATGGGGCCGATTTTTGGCGGAATGCTGCTGAGCGGAAAGAAGGTTGCGGAAATAGTTGCTGAAGACCTGAAGTTATGA